A region of bacterium DNA encodes the following proteins:
- a CDS encoding DNA-directed RNA polymerase subunit alpha — translation MEFQEVELPRPDPVVQSNWRELIRPKRLELDEKSLTPTYGKFFGEPFERGYGTTIGNALRRVLLSSLQGAAIVAVRVGGVLHEFSTIPGVAEDVTDIILNLKEVQVKLNDGVTEEIAHIKVRGDKQVTAADIQAGPQVEVLNPHQHIATLAKDAELDMELVIRVGRGYVPAERNKRESDAVGTVPIDAIFSPVTKVNFNVTNARVGQRTDYDRLVLEVNTDGSVRPEDAVAYAARILQEQLSIFVNFEEQPVAAETEERSETPVNDNLFRPVEDLELSVRSANCLQNADIRYLGELVQKTEQEMLKTKNFGRKSLNEIKDILHEMGLSLGMKLDNFPGREELDRRRLAREKESA, via the coding sequence ATGGAGTTCCAGGAAGTCGAACTGCCCCGTCCCGATCCCGTCGTCCAGAGCAACTGGCGCGAGCTGATCCGGCCGAAGCGCCTCGAGCTCGACGAGAAGAGCCTCACCCCCACCTACGGCAAGTTCTTCGGCGAGCCGTTCGAGCGGGGTTACGGCACCACGATCGGCAACGCGCTCCGGCGCGTGCTGCTCTCGTCGCTCCAGGGTGCGGCCATCGTCGCCGTCCGCGTCGGCGGCGTGTTGCACGAGTTCTCCACCATCCCGGGCGTAGCCGAGGACGTCACGGACATCATCCTGAACCTCAAGGAGGTTCAGGTGAAGCTCAACGACGGCGTCACCGAAGAGATCGCCCACATCAAGGTGCGTGGCGACAAGCAGGTGACGGCCGCCGACATCCAGGCGGGTCCGCAGGTCGAGGTGCTCAACCCGCACCAGCACATCGCGACGCTCGCCAAGGACGCCGAGCTCGACATGGAGCTCGTCATCCGCGTCGGCCGCGGCTACGTACCCGCGGAGCGCAACAAGCGTGAGAGCGACGCCGTTGGCACCGTGCCGATCGACGCGATCTTCTCGCCCGTGACGAAGGTCAACTTCAACGTCACGAACGCACGCGTCGGCCAGCGTACGGACTACGACCGGCTGGTGCTGGAGGTGAACACCGACGGCAGCGTCCGGCCCGAGGACGCGGTGGCCTACGCGGCGCGCATCCTCCAGGAGCAGCTCTCGATCTTCGTCAACTTCGAGGAGCAGCCCGTGGCCGCCGAGACCGAGGAGCGCAGCGAGACGCCGGTCAACGACAATCTGTTCCGTCCGGTCGAAGACCTCGAGCTCAGCGTGCGCTCGGCGAACTGCCTCCAGAACGCCGACATCCGCTATCTCGGCGAGCTGGTCCAGAAGACCGAGCAGGAGATGCTCAAGACGAAGAACTTCGGGCGCAAGTCGCTGAACGAGATCAAGGACATCCTTCACGAGATGGGCCTCTCGCTCGGCATGAAGCTCGACAACTTCCCGGGCCGCGAGGAGCTCGACCGCCGTCGGCTCGCGCGCGAGAAGGAAAGCGCCTGA
- the rpsD gene encoding 30S ribosomal protein S4: MARYIGAVCRLCRREGQKLFLKGERCYTDKCAIERRNYPPGEHGQARPKFSEYSIQLREKQKLRRIYGVLEGQFRRYFQLADRSKGVTGETLLQLLERRLDNIVYRIGFATSRTEARQLVRHGHFRVNGRKVDIPSYLVRAGDIVTVREKSQKVARIQEALELARRRGVPDWIEVTPEQWTGRVKALPTRQDLTMPVNEKLVVELYSK, from the coding sequence GTGGCACGATACATTGGAGCGGTCTGCCGGCTCTGCCGTCGCGAAGGCCAGAAGCTCTTCCTGAAGGGCGAGCGCTGCTACACCGACAAGTGCGCCATCGAGCGGCGCAACTATCCGCCCGGTGAGCACGGGCAGGCCCGTCCGAAGTTCTCGGAGTACTCGATCCAGCTGCGCGAGAAGCAGAAGCTGCGCCGCATCTACGGCGTCCTCGAGGGGCAGTTCCGCCGCTACTTTCAGCTCGCGGACCGCTCGAAGGGCGTCACCGGCGAGACGCTGCTCCAGCTGCTCGAGCGCCGTCTCGACAACATCGTGTACCGTATCGGCTTCGCGACCTCGCGGACCGAGGCACGGCAGCTGGTCCGTCACGGCCACTTCCGGGTGAACGGCCGCAAGGTCGACATCCCCTCGTACCTCGTGCGGGCCGGCGACATCGTCACCGTGCGCGAGAAGAGCCAGAAGGTCGCCCGCATCCAGGAGGCCCTCGAGCTGGCGCGCCGCCGCGGCGTGCCGGACTGGATCGAGGTGACGCCCGAGCAGTGGACCGGGCGGGTGAAGGCGCTGCCGACCCGGCAGGATCTCACCATGCCCGTCAACGAGAAGCTGGTCGTCGAGCTCTACTCCAAGTAG